A single region of the Eleginops maclovinus isolate JMC-PN-2008 ecotype Puerto Natales chromosome 4, JC_Emac_rtc_rv5, whole genome shotgun sequence genome encodes:
- the gse1b gene encoding genetic suppressor element 1 isoform X4, with protein sequence MGDPGGSTPLCSMSHEPKSPSLGMISTATRTTATVSPLTPSPLNGSIVANGSPAAQSAHSGFAAALRKLAKQAEEPRAASSISSESSPVSSPATNHSSPVSTPKRGPLGPGPVLVPPAGHSVPNTPPVVTIAPTKTSNGLWRSEGRQADSGPRGASRERLGAEGNHPQEKGGPSVPAHLLGNPYAFGLTPGAVMQDSRFQPLNLPRQMPNAVPPGHVPEEYLRGFRPYATTEDALRMPSLPLGLDPATAAAAAAYYHPSYLPHPSFTPYRVLFRSDNPVIIHRKHQQQKMMDDPFCLSALRSPFYQLPGGGALPPMHPSAVHMHLQGVRYPGDFTHPSLSALQSERLQLEDELRQREREREREREREKEREREAEREKEREREREREREREKELEREREREREREREREREREREREKELERQKERAMREKELQASKAMESHYLAELHAMRGQEDRTKPERLTPNRADKTKEPAPPGPKPVPPGLHPSMVQSHHPIPGLISGHGLFMGAGAVGTALTASMLAQRANEEERWLARQRKLRQEKEDRQYQVSEFRQQVLEQHLDLGRPGDAQDHRTEPHRSIPNHHEPGSRDLHPHLGAPPPLISPKPPQPPREHHPPTTLWNPASLIDTASESRRHHEPSGMGHYELSRLPPGHSKYEDGARRREGGVMEKYPPLRGPPGLPEPSTFLADLEKSTQSFFSQQRASLSLTSQYEMEGGMKSNAGLKSLQGHPGHSRHGQGLGMVPGSGMGQVANLGTGLETMLIYDEYLQQHRRPVSKLDLEEKRRREAREKGYYYELDDSYDESDEEEVRAHLRRVAEQPPLKLEESTEKLDFLGVFGLTTVGRRDELVQQKRRKRRRRLRERSPSPSCSQPKRTPPPAPQLSTRFTPEEMDRAPELEDKKRFLTTFSLSHVTGQQRRDPAFAQPPSETEGQHSVRPQSPSSYCPASPNGHPKPLGETLRPKEPPSPAVYPDKARGPSEGPVSKRSSSLLNSLRPPLPLQAKEGPHSVNGRTKPWDSFTPEEFAQQFHESVLQSTQKALQKHKGGAAGMSESSHLQESSVHYNIPELQSAPGRPPQPHSQSHSNAHPFPHPLSHAHPQPNGQHFSVGLHREASGTREDLSAPEESEEDQEEEEEEAPASKWQGIESIFEAYQEYVEEQSLERHVLQSQCRRLEAQNYNLSLTAEQLSHNMGELMSQRQKLAMEREKLQAELEHFRKCLTLPQTHWPRGGHYKGYPPR encoded by the exons ATGGGGGATCCAGGCGGCTCCACTCCTTTGTGCA GCATGAGCCATGAGCCAAAGTCACCATCGTTAGGAATGATCTCCACGGCGACCCGTACCACGGCGACGGTCAGCCCCCTCACCCCGTCGCCCCTCAACGGCTCCATCGTAGCCAATGGAAGCCCTGCCGCCCAGTCTGCACACTCTGGATTTGCTGCAGCCCTACGTAAACTGGCAAAACAGGCCGAAGAACCCCGAG CTGCATCCTCCATCAGCAGTGAGTCCTCTCCAGTGTCCTCCCCAGCCACCAACCACAGCTCTCCAGTCAGCACGCCCAAGAGGGGTCCCCTTGGTCCAGGGCCTGTCCTGGTCCCCCCAGCCGGCCACAGCGTGCCAAACACTCCTCCTGTAGTCACCATTGCTCCAACAAAGACCAGCAACGGCCTCTGGAGGAGCGAGGGACGCCAG GCTGACTCGGGGCCTCGTGGGGCCAGCAGGGAACGTCTGGGTGCAGAGGGGAACCACCCACAGGAAAAGGGTGGCCCCTCAGTCCCTGCCCACCTCCTGGGAAACCCCTATGCCTTTGGTCTCACCCCCGGAGCGGTCATGCAGGATTCACGTTTCCAGCCCCTCAA TCTGCCCAGACAGATGCCTAACGCAGTGCCCCCCGGTCATGTACCAGAAGAGTACCTCCGTGGTTTCCGGCCCTATGCCACGACTGAGGACGCCCTCCGCATGCCCTCTTTGCCCTTGGGCCTGGACCCCGCGACTGCAGCCGCCGCAGCTGCCTACTACCACCCCAGCTACCTGCCCCACCCCTCTTTCACGCCATACAG AGTTCTTTTTCGGAGTGACAACCCAGTGATCATACAcagaaaacaccagcagcagaaaat gaTGGATGacccattctgtctctctgctttgAGGTCACCTTTCTATCAGCTGCCAGGAGGGGGAGCTCTCCCTCCCATGCATCCCTCTGCAGTTCACATGCACCTTCAAGGAGTGCGTTACCCTGGAGACTTCACACACCCATCTCTGTCGGCACTGCAGTCTGAGAG gcTTCAGCTGGAGGATGAGCTacggcagagagagagggagcgggaGCGGGAACGAGAAcgcgagaaagagagagagcgcgaGGCGGAGCGAGAGAAAGAAcgggagagagagcgagaaagagagagagagcgggaaaaggagctggagagggagagagaacgggagagagaaagagagcgggagagagaaagggagagggagagagaaagagagaaggaactGGAGAGGCAGAAGGAGAGAGCGATGAGGGAGAAGGAGCTGCAGGCCTCCAAGGCCATGGAGAGCCACTACCTGGCCGAGCTCCACGCCATGAGGGGGCAGGAGGACCGAACCAAGCCCGAGAGACTCACCCCTAACCGGGCTG ATAAAACCAAAGAGCCCGCCCCTCCAGGTCCCAAACCTGTCCCGCCAGGACTCCACCCTTCAATGGTCCAATCACATCATCCCATCCCAGGTCTGATCTCAGGCCACGGCCTCTTCATGGGGGCCGGCGCTGTGGGCACGGCGCTCACAGCATCAATGTTAGCTCAGAGAGCcaatgaggaggagaggtggctGGCACGGCAACGTAAGCTGCGGCAAGAGAAGGAGGACCGTCAGTACCAAGTGTCTGAATTCCGCCAGCAGGTTCTGGAACAGCACCTGGACTTAGGACGGCCTGGAGATGCACAAGATCACAGGACAGAACCACACAG ATCCATACCAAATCACCATGAACCAGGAAGCCGGGACCTCCACCCTCACTTAGGCGCTCCTCCCCCCCTCATTTCCCCCAAACCTCCCCAGCCACCACGCGAGCACCACCCTCCCACCACCTTGTGGAACCCTGCATCTCTTATAGACACCGCCTCAGAGTCCAGACGTCACCACGAGCCCTCAGGGATGGGACACTACGAGCTCAGTCGGCTGCCCCCCGGGCACTCAAAATATGAGGATGGAGCACGAAGGAGAGAAGGGGGAGTGATGGAGAAGTACCCCCCTCTGAGAGGCCCTCCGGGCCTGCCGGAACCCAGCACATTTCTTGCTGATCTGGAGAAATCAACCCAGTCCTTTTTCAGCCAGCAGAGGGCGTCCCTGTCCCTGACCAGCCAGTATGAAATGGAGGGCGGGATGAAGAGCAACGCTGGACTGAAGAGCCTCCAGGGACACCCGGGGCACAGTAGGCATGGACAAGGGCTAGGAATGGTACCCGGCTCAGGCATGGGACAGGTAGCCAATCTGGGGACGGGCCTGGAAACAATGCTGATCTATGACGAATACCTCCAGCAGCACCGGAGGCCTGTCAGCAAGTTAGAcctggaggagaagaggagaagggaggcCAGGGAGAAAG GTTACTACTATGAGCTGGACGACTCGTATGATGAgagtgatgaggaggaggtgagagcCCATCTCAGGAGAGTAGCAGAGCAGCCGCCGCTCAAACTGGAGGAATCCACAGAG AAATTAGACTTCTTGGGAGTGTTCGGCCTGACCACAGTGGGCCGGCGCGACGAGCTGGTGCAgcagaagagaaggaaaaggaggaggaggctcaGGGAGCGCAGCCCATCACCTTCTTGCTCACAACCCAAACGCACTCCTCCTCCTGCGCCCCAACTCAGCACACGCTTCACCCCGGAGGAAATGGACCGAGCACCAGAGCTGGAGGACAAGAAGCGATTCCTCACCACGTTCAGTCTGTCCCACGTCACTGgacagcagaggagag ATCCTGCATTCGCCCAGCCTCCCTCTGAAACGGAAGGCCAACACAGTGTCAGACCACAGAGCCCCTCCTCGTATTGCCCAGCGTCCCCCAATGGTCACCCAAAACCCCTTGGGGAGACATTAAGACCAAAGGAACCCCCTTCTCCAGCTGTCTACCCTGACAAGGCCCGGGGGCCCAGTGAGGGACCGGTCTCTAAGAGGAGCTCCAGCCTGCTGAACAGCTTGCGGCCCCCACTCCCCCTGCAGGCTAAAGAGGGCCCTCACAGCGTCAACGGGCGCACTAAACCCTGGGACAGCTTCACCCCGGAGGAATTTGCCCAGCAGTTCCACGAATCTGTGCTTCAGTCCACTCAGAAGGCTCTGCAGAAACATAAAG GTGGAGCCGCGGGGATGTCGGAGTCGTCCCACCTGCAGGAGTCCTCGGTCCACTACAACATTCCGGAGCTTCAGAGCGCTCCTGGACGGCCGCCGCAGCCGCACTCACAATCCCACTCAAATGCACATCCATTTCCCCATCCGCTCTCACACGCTCACCCTCAGCCCAACGGGCAGCACTTCTCTGTGGGCCTGCACCGGGAGGCCTCGGGGACGAGGGAGGACCTGTCGGCTCCAGAGGAGTCTGAGGaggaccaggaggaggaggaagaggaggctccTGCTTCCAAGTGGCAGGGGATTGAGTCGATATTCGAAGCTTATCAGGAATATGTTGAAG AGCAAAGTTTGGAGCGACACGTGTTGCAGAGCCAGTGCCGAAGACTAGAAGCTCAGAACTACAACCTCAGTCTGACCGCTGAGCAGCTATCTCATAACATGGGG GAGCTGATGTCCCAGAGACAGAAGCTGGCAATGGAAAGGGAGAAGCTACAAGCTGAGCTAGAGCACTTCAGGAAGTGTTTGACGCTGCCACAGACACACTGGCCGAGAGGCGGCCATTACAAGGGCTACCCTCCCAGGTGA
- the gse1b gene encoding genetic suppressor element 1 isoform X2, with amino-acid sequence MSHEPKSPSLGMISTATRTTATVSPLTPSPLNGSIVANGSPAAQSAHSGFAAALRKLAKQAEEPRAASSISSESSPVSSPATNHSSPVSTPKRGPLGPGPVLVPPAGHSVPNTPPVVTIAPTKTSNGLWRSEGRQADSGPRGASRERLGAEGNHPQEKGGPSVPAHLLGNPYAFGLTPGAVMQDSRFQPLNLPRQMPNAVPPGHVPEEYLRGFRPYATTEDALRMPSLPLGLDPATAAAAAAYYHPSYLPHPSFTPYRVLFRSDNPVIIHRKHQQQKMMDDPFCLSALRSPFYQLPGGGALPPMHPSAVHMHLQGVRYPGDFTHPSLSALQSERLQLEDELRQREREREREREREKEREREAEREKEREREREREREREKELEREREREREREREREREREREREKELERQKERAMREKELQASKAMESHYLAELHAMRGQEDRTKPERLTPNRADKTKEPAPPGPKPVPPGLHPSMVQSHHPIPGLISGHGLFMGAGAVGTALTASMLAQRANEEERWLARQRKLRQEKEDRQYQVSEFRQQVLEQHLDLGRPGDAQDHRTEPHRSIPNHHEPGSRDLHPHLGAPPPLISPKPPQPPREHHPPTTLWNPASLIDTASESRRHHEPSGMGHYELSRLPPGHSKYEDGARRREGGVMEKYPPLRGPPGLPEPSTFLADLEKSTQSFFSQQRASLSLTSQYEMEGGMKSNAGLKSLQGHPGHSRHGQGLGMVPGSGMGQVANLGTGLETMLIYDEYLQQHRRPVSKLDLEEKRRREAREKGYYYELDDSYDESDEEEVRAHLRRVAEQPPLKLEESTEKLDFLGVFGLTTVGRRDELVQQKRRKRRRRLRERSPSPSCSQPKRTPPPAPQLSTRFTPEEMDRAPELEDKKRFLTTFSLSHVTGQQRRDNERVVELLQAIKEKSVTLDTIRHAPHPLCKSPPPQISDPAFAQPPSETEGQHSVRPQSPSSYCPASPNGHPKPLGETLRPKEPPSPAVYPDKARGPSEGPVSKRSSSLLNSLRPPLPLQAKEGPHSVNGRTKPWDSFTPEEFAQQFHESVLQSTQKALQKHKGGAAGMSESSHLQESSVHYNIPELQSAPGRPPQPHSQSHSNAHPFPHPLSHAHPQPNGQHFSVGLHREASGTREDLSAPEESEEDQEEEEEEAPASKWQGIESIFEAYQEYVEEQSLERHVLQSQCRRLEAQNYNLSLTAEQLSHNMGELMSQRQKLAMEREKLQAELEHFRKCLTLPQTHWPRGGHYKGYPPR; translated from the exons ATGAGCCATGAGCCAAAGTCACCATCGTTAGGAATGATCTCCACGGCGACCCGTACCACGGCGACGGTCAGCCCCCTCACCCCGTCGCCCCTCAACGGCTCCATCGTAGCCAATGGAAGCCCTGCCGCCCAGTCTGCACACTCTGGATTTGCTGCAGCCCTACGTAAACTGGCAAAACAGGCCGAAGAACCCCGAG CTGCATCCTCCATCAGCAGTGAGTCCTCTCCAGTGTCCTCCCCAGCCACCAACCACAGCTCTCCAGTCAGCACGCCCAAGAGGGGTCCCCTTGGTCCAGGGCCTGTCCTGGTCCCCCCAGCCGGCCACAGCGTGCCAAACACTCCTCCTGTAGTCACCATTGCTCCAACAAAGACCAGCAACGGCCTCTGGAGGAGCGAGGGACGCCAG GCTGACTCGGGGCCTCGTGGGGCCAGCAGGGAACGTCTGGGTGCAGAGGGGAACCACCCACAGGAAAAGGGTGGCCCCTCAGTCCCTGCCCACCTCCTGGGAAACCCCTATGCCTTTGGTCTCACCCCCGGAGCGGTCATGCAGGATTCACGTTTCCAGCCCCTCAA TCTGCCCAGACAGATGCCTAACGCAGTGCCCCCCGGTCATGTACCAGAAGAGTACCTCCGTGGTTTCCGGCCCTATGCCACGACTGAGGACGCCCTCCGCATGCCCTCTTTGCCCTTGGGCCTGGACCCCGCGACTGCAGCCGCCGCAGCTGCCTACTACCACCCCAGCTACCTGCCCCACCCCTCTTTCACGCCATACAG AGTTCTTTTTCGGAGTGACAACCCAGTGATCATACAcagaaaacaccagcagcagaaaat gaTGGATGacccattctgtctctctgctttgAGGTCACCTTTCTATCAGCTGCCAGGAGGGGGAGCTCTCCCTCCCATGCATCCCTCTGCAGTTCACATGCACCTTCAAGGAGTGCGTTACCCTGGAGACTTCACACACCCATCTCTGTCGGCACTGCAGTCTGAGAG gcTTCAGCTGGAGGATGAGCTacggcagagagagagggagcgggaGCGGGAACGAGAAcgcgagaaagagagagagcgcgaGGCGGAGCGAGAGAAAGAAcgggagagagagcgagaaagagagagagagcgggaaaaggagctggagagggagagagaacgggagagagaaagagagcgggagagagaaagggagagggagagagaaagagagaaggaactGGAGAGGCAGAAGGAGAGAGCGATGAGGGAGAAGGAGCTGCAGGCCTCCAAGGCCATGGAGAGCCACTACCTGGCCGAGCTCCACGCCATGAGGGGGCAGGAGGACCGAACCAAGCCCGAGAGACTCACCCCTAACCGGGCTG ATAAAACCAAAGAGCCCGCCCCTCCAGGTCCCAAACCTGTCCCGCCAGGACTCCACCCTTCAATGGTCCAATCACATCATCCCATCCCAGGTCTGATCTCAGGCCACGGCCTCTTCATGGGGGCCGGCGCTGTGGGCACGGCGCTCACAGCATCAATGTTAGCTCAGAGAGCcaatgaggaggagaggtggctGGCACGGCAACGTAAGCTGCGGCAAGAGAAGGAGGACCGTCAGTACCAAGTGTCTGAATTCCGCCAGCAGGTTCTGGAACAGCACCTGGACTTAGGACGGCCTGGAGATGCACAAGATCACAGGACAGAACCACACAG ATCCATACCAAATCACCATGAACCAGGAAGCCGGGACCTCCACCCTCACTTAGGCGCTCCTCCCCCCCTCATTTCCCCCAAACCTCCCCAGCCACCACGCGAGCACCACCCTCCCACCACCTTGTGGAACCCTGCATCTCTTATAGACACCGCCTCAGAGTCCAGACGTCACCACGAGCCCTCAGGGATGGGACACTACGAGCTCAGTCGGCTGCCCCCCGGGCACTCAAAATATGAGGATGGAGCACGAAGGAGAGAAGGGGGAGTGATGGAGAAGTACCCCCCTCTGAGAGGCCCTCCGGGCCTGCCGGAACCCAGCACATTTCTTGCTGATCTGGAGAAATCAACCCAGTCCTTTTTCAGCCAGCAGAGGGCGTCCCTGTCCCTGACCAGCCAGTATGAAATGGAGGGCGGGATGAAGAGCAACGCTGGACTGAAGAGCCTCCAGGGACACCCGGGGCACAGTAGGCATGGACAAGGGCTAGGAATGGTACCCGGCTCAGGCATGGGACAGGTAGCCAATCTGGGGACGGGCCTGGAAACAATGCTGATCTATGACGAATACCTCCAGCAGCACCGGAGGCCTGTCAGCAAGTTAGAcctggaggagaagaggagaagggaggcCAGGGAGAAAG GTTACTACTATGAGCTGGACGACTCGTATGATGAgagtgatgaggaggaggtgagagcCCATCTCAGGAGAGTAGCAGAGCAGCCGCCGCTCAAACTGGAGGAATCCACAGAG AAATTAGACTTCTTGGGAGTGTTCGGCCTGACCACAGTGGGCCGGCGCGACGAGCTGGTGCAgcagaagagaaggaaaaggaggaggaggctcaGGGAGCGCAGCCCATCACCTTCTTGCTCACAACCCAAACGCACTCCTCCTCCTGCGCCCCAACTCAGCACACGCTTCACCCCGGAGGAAATGGACCGAGCACCAGAGCTGGAGGACAAGAAGCGATTCCTCACCACGTTCAGTCTGTCCCACGTCACTGgacagcagaggagag ATAATGAAAGGGTGGTGGAGCTCCTTCAGGCCATTAAAGAAAAGAGTGTAACCTTGGATACCATTAGACATGCCCCTCACCCGCTGTGTAAGAGCCCTCCACCACAGATTTCTG ATCCTGCATTCGCCCAGCCTCCCTCTGAAACGGAAGGCCAACACAGTGTCAGACCACAGAGCCCCTCCTCGTATTGCCCAGCGTCCCCCAATGGTCACCCAAAACCCCTTGGGGAGACATTAAGACCAAAGGAACCCCCTTCTCCAGCTGTCTACCCTGACAAGGCCCGGGGGCCCAGTGAGGGACCGGTCTCTAAGAGGAGCTCCAGCCTGCTGAACAGCTTGCGGCCCCCACTCCCCCTGCAGGCTAAAGAGGGCCCTCACAGCGTCAACGGGCGCACTAAACCCTGGGACAGCTTCACCCCGGAGGAATTTGCCCAGCAGTTCCACGAATCTGTGCTTCAGTCCACTCAGAAGGCTCTGCAGAAACATAAAG GTGGAGCCGCGGGGATGTCGGAGTCGTCCCACCTGCAGGAGTCCTCGGTCCACTACAACATTCCGGAGCTTCAGAGCGCTCCTGGACGGCCGCCGCAGCCGCACTCACAATCCCACTCAAATGCACATCCATTTCCCCATCCGCTCTCACACGCTCACCCTCAGCCCAACGGGCAGCACTTCTCTGTGGGCCTGCACCGGGAGGCCTCGGGGACGAGGGAGGACCTGTCGGCTCCAGAGGAGTCTGAGGaggaccaggaggaggaggaagaggaggctccTGCTTCCAAGTGGCAGGGGATTGAGTCGATATTCGAAGCTTATCAGGAATATGTTGAAG AGCAAAGTTTGGAGCGACACGTGTTGCAGAGCCAGTGCCGAAGACTAGAAGCTCAGAACTACAACCTCAGTCTGACCGCTGAGCAGCTATCTCATAACATGGGG GAGCTGATGTCCCAGAGACAGAAGCTGGCAATGGAAAGGGAGAAGCTACAAGCTGAGCTAGAGCACTTCAGGAAGTGTTTGACGCTGCCACAGACACACTGGCCGAGAGGCGGCCATTACAAGGGCTACCCTCCCAGGTGA